The Paraburkholderia agricolaris genome includes the window TGAGCGTGCGCATGGCGGGGTGGGAGATCGCGGCGTCGATCGTCTCGAAGCCGCCGAGCATCGACAGATAAGCCAGCGTGGAGTGTGTGCCGTTCAGCATGCGCAGCTTCGCCAGTTCGAACGGCGTGACGTCTTCGACGAGCTGCGCACCGACTGCGTCCCATGCAGGACGTCCCGCCGGAAAACGATCTTCAATGACCCATTGGCGGAACGGTTCGCAGGGCACCGGTACGGCATCCTGATAAACGATCTCGTGGGCCACCGTGGCGCATTCGGCGCTGGTGGTGGCCGGTACGATACGGTCGACCATCGTCGACGGAAATGCGACCTCAGCGGCGATCCAGTCGGCCAACGCGGGATCGGTCTGGCGTGCGAACGAACAGACCACCTGGCGCAGCGCGGCGCCGTTATGAGAAAGGTTGTCGCACGAGAGAACCGTGAACGGTTGAGCGTTCGCCGCGTCGCGCCGCGTGCGCAAGGCCGCGACGAGAATGCCCGGCACTGTGCGCGGTTCGAGCGGGTGAGCCAGATCGTGCGCGACGGCGGGATCGTCCAGCGCGACGTCGCCGGTTTTCGGGTCGCGGCAATAGCCCTTCTCGGTGACCGTGAGCGAGACGATCCGCACCAGCGGATCCGCGAGTCGCGCGAACAGGGCGGCGCGATCGTGCGGCATGGCAAGCACCTCGCGCAGCGCCCGTACAACCGTCACTTTGGCGCCCTGCGGCCCGCGTTCCACCACGCTATACAGGCCTTGCTGTTCCATCAACGCATCACGCTTGCCGACATCGCCTTGCAGCGTGACGCCGCAAATGCCCCAGTCCCCACCCGCGGCAAGCATGGCTTCTTCCGTATAGAGGGCCTGATGCGCGCGATGGAAGTTGCCAATCCCCAGATGAATGATGCCGATGCGCGGTTCCTGCCATTGCGGTGACAGCAGATGCGTTTGCAGCGTGGGCAGTGCGTGGCGGGCAAGGCGGGGCAAGGTGGCGGCTGCGGTCATGTCATGAAATCCATGTATCGGAACAGAGCGGAAAAGGCTGCGAACGACGCCGTTCAGCGGGAAAACCCTGATTTGACGTGTTGATATACTTGTATGGTAGCATCGTTCAAACGGTTTAAGACAGGTTGATAAAGGTGATTTTCCGCCTCAACCCGGGCTCGAAGCCGACATGAAAAAACTGCCAGTCGCATGCTGCGCGTTCCGCGCGGTTCGCGGCTCGTTTCTGCAAGGAAGATGTCATGAAGATCGTTCGCGCCGACGTGATCGTCACGTGCCCGGGCCGCAATTTCGTCACGCTGAAAATCGTCACGGACGAAGGCGTGCACGGCATTGGCGATGCCACGCTGAACGGCCGCGAACTGGCGGTCGCCTCATACCTGAAAGATCACGTCTGCCCAATGCTGATCGGGCGCGATCCCGGCCGTATCGAAGACACCTGGCAATACCTGTACAAAGGCGCGTACTGGCGTCGCGGTCCCGTCACGATGACCGCAATCGCCGCCGTGGATATGGCGCTCTGGGACATTCTGGGCAAGGTAACCGGCATGCCGTTGTACAAGCTGCTCGGCGGCGCCTCGCGAGACGGCGTGATGGTGTACGGCCACGCCACCGGCCGCGACATTCCCGAAGCGCTCGACCGTTACGCGGAACACATCGAAGCCGGCTATCAGGCGATTCGCATTCAATGCGGCGTGCCGAACATGCGCTCGGTGTACGGCGTATCGAAAGGCAGTGGCATGTATGAGCCGGCCACCAAGGGCGCGGTCGAGGAGCAGAGCTGGTCGTCGGAAAAGTATCTCGACTTCGTGCCGAAGCTGTTCGATGCGGTGCGCGAAAAATTCGGCTTCGACACGCATTTGCTGCATGACGTCCATCACCGTTTGACACCGATCGAAGCCGCGCGTCTGGGTAAATCGGTCGAGCCGTATCGCTTGTTCTGGATGGAAGACCCCACGCCCGCCGAAAACCAGGCCGGCTTCCGGCTGATTCGCGAGCATACGGTTACGCCGATCGCGGTCGGTGAAGTATTCAACAGCATCTGGGATTGCAAGCAGTTGATCGAGGAGCAGTTGATCGACTATATCCGTGCGACCTTGACCCACGCGGGCGGCATTACGCATCTGCGGCGCATTGCTGATTTTGCTTCGCTCTACCAGGTGAGAACCGGTTGCCACGGACCGTCGGATCTGTCGCCGGTGTGCATGGGCGCGGCGTTGCATTTCGACCTGTGGGTGCCGAATTTCGGCGTGCAGGAATACATGGGTTTTCCGCAGGAAGCGCTCGACGTATTCCCGCATGCATGGCGCTTCGAGCGCGGCATGATGCACCCCGGCGAAGCGCCGGGCCATGGTGTCGATATCGACGAAGCCGCTGCCGCGCGGTATCCGTACGACCCGGCCTATTTGCCCGTCGCGCGTCTTGAAGACGGGACGCTGTGGAACTGGTGATCTGATTTCGCCAGACCAACCCTAACTACACAATCAGGGAGACACGCGTGAACCCAGCACGTCCGCAAGCCGCCGCGCCGGCCAGCACCGCCATGCTGCGCCGCGTGGCCTTCGCCTCGACTATTGGTACCGCGGCCGAGTACTACGATTTCTTCGTCTACGGTACGGCGGCCGTGCTGGTATTCGGCCAGAAGTTTTTCCCGTCCGCCGACCCGCTGATCGGCACGCTCGCCGCCTTTGCTACCTACGCCGTCGGGTTCCTCGCGCGGCCGCTGGGCGGCATCGTGTTCGGTCATTTCGGCGATCGCGTCGGCCGCAAGAAGGCCTTGATCGTGACGATCCTGATTGTCGGTTTGGGCACGTTCGTGATTGGGCTGCTGCCTGACTATCAGTCGATCGGAATCTGGGCGCCGATCGCGCTGATCGTGATTCGCGTGCTGCAAGGTTTCGGCGTGGGGGGCGAGCAGGCGGGCGCCGTGTTGCTCACCGCCGAATACGCACCGCCGGCGCGGCGCGGTTTCTTTGCCAGTCTCGTGCAACTCGGCGCACCGGCCGGTTTTCTGATTCCGTCGGGTCTGTTCGCGCTGCTCAGCGTGAGCTTGACGCCGGCGCAACTGCTCGACTGGGGCTGGCGCATTCCGTTTCTCGCCAGCGCGCTGCTGGTCGCCGTGGGTCTGTATATCCGCTTGCGCACTGAAGAGTCGCCGATCTTTGCGACGATCCAGCAAACCAAGGCGGTTGCTTCGCGGCCGGTGGTGGAAGTGGTGCAGCAGTTCGGTCCGACGATCGTCAAAGGCGTCGGCGCCAAATTGATCGAGGCGTGCGCGTTTGCGATGTACACGATGATCGTGCTCGCTTACGGCAAGGCACACGGCATTGCGCAAAGCATGCTGCTCGAAACGGTGATCGTGGCGGTAGCGCTCGAACTCGTGACGATTCCACTCGCCGGCGCGCTGTCCGATCGGATTGGGCGGCGGCCGACCTTTATTGCGGGAGCGTTATTGCACGTGGCGCTGGTGGTGCCGTTCTTCATGGCAATCGACAGCGGCAATCGCGCAGCGATCCAGCTCGTGATGATTCTCGCCATTAGTGTGGGCCACAGTCTCTGCTATGCACCCCAGGCAGCGCTGTTCCCCGAACTGTTCCCTGCGCGCGTGCGTTGCAGCGGTATTGCACTGATCTGGCAGATCGGCTCTTTGCTCGGCAGCGGGGTACTCGGTCTGCTGGCGGTCAAACTGATTCAGGCCACGCATGGCAATTCGCTCGCGTTAATCATTTACGTGGCGGTGCTCGGCATCGTCTCGGCTGTCTCGCTCTTTGCGTTGCCCGAAACGGCGCCCTTGCGGCGCGGTGGCGATCTGCACGACTGGAGCGGCGGCGGGGCCGCATCGGCGCAAACAGCAGCGCAAGCATTGCCATCTTCATCTTCGTCTTCCATCGCGCAGCACTGAGCGCGCGATCTTTGCCATACCGGAGTTCACCATGCTTGCAGCCGTACTTCACGAACCTAAACTGATCCGCATCGACGAAGTCGATCCGCCCGTGCCCGGTCCCGGTCAGGTGCGTGTGCGCGTGCGCGCCGGCGGTATTTGCGGTTCGGATCTGTCGTACTACTTCAAAGGAAAGAGCGGCGATTTCGCGGTACGCGAGCCGTTCGTGCTTGGACACGAGGTGGCCGGTGAGATCGATTCGCTCGGCGAGGGGGTGAGCGCGGAGAGCGGCCTGATGCCTGGGCGGCGTGTTGCGGTCAATCCGGGCCTCGCCTGCGGAACGTGCCGTTTTTGCGTCGGCGGCATGCCGAATCATTGTCTGAACATGCGCTTCATGGGCAGTGCATCGACGTTCCCGCACACCCAGGGCATGTTTCGCCAGTACATCGTCGTCGCGGCGCGGCAGTGCGTGCCTGTGCCGGATGGCGTCGATTTTGCGCAGGCGTCGATGGCCGAGCCGCTCGCCGTCGCGTTGCATGCGGTGAAGCAGGCCGGCTCGCTCGTCGGTGCGAGCGTGTTGCTGGTAGGGTGCGGGCCGATCGGTTGCATTCTGCTGAGCGTGGCGCGCCGCGCGGGTGCTCATCGCGTGGTCGCACTGGATCTGTCGGATCGTGCGTTGCAGGTCGCGCAGCAACTCGGTGCGGATCAGATCGTGAACGCCGCGGATAGCGCGACGATCGATCAATGGTCCGCGCAACGCGGCACGTTCGACGTCGTTATTGAGGCATCGGGCAGTCCCGCGGGTCTCGATACGGCGCTGCGTGCGGCACGCGCGGGCGGCACGGTGATTCAGGTGGGCAATCTGCCTGCCGGTCAGTCGCCGGTGGCGGCGAATCTCGTGATGTCGAAAGAACTCCGCTATCAAGGCTCGTTCCGCTTCACCAGTGAGTACGCCATTGCCGCCGAAGAGATCGCCGCCGGCAAGGTCGACCTTAAACCGCTGATGACTCATGCATTCGCGATGAGCGACGCGAACCGTGCGTTCGAAGTGGCGCTCGACCGCTCGCAGTCGATGAAGGTGCATCTGAACTTCGACTAGACACCGATCGAGGCCAGAGGCGTCGCATTTACCTCCTGCGCGCTGCCAGGCCAATCAAACGACTTAAGCTAATCAAACGCCCATCAAGAGGCGACCCGAAGGAGACACCTGATGATCAAGAGTCAACGCTGGTTCGTTGTCGCGCTACTGTTTCTGGCCGGCGTCATTAACTACCTCGACCGCGCAGCGCTGTCGATTGCCGCCCCGCTGATCCAGAAAGACCTGAACTTCTCGCATGCGCAAATGGGCATCGTGTTCAGCAGTTTTTTCATCGGCTATGCGCTGTTCAACTTTGTCGGCGGCGTGCTGTCGGACAAGGTCGGCGCGAAACGCGTATTCGGCACGGCGATGGGCGTGTGGTCGGTATTCTGCGGCGCGACCGCGCTAGCCAGCGGCATCGGTTCACTGATCGTGCTGCGTGTGTTGTTCGGCATGGGCGAGGGGCCGTTCAGTTCATCGAACAGCAAGATGGTCAACAACTGGTTCCCGCGCAAGGAAGTCGCGAGCGCAATTGGCGTGATCAGTTCGGGGACCCCGCTCGGCGGCGCGCTGGCGGGCCCGGTGGTCGGCTTCATGGCGGTGCAGTTCGGCTGGCGCTGGGCCTTTGTCGCGATCATGTTGCTGGGGCTCCTGTGGCTCGTCTTGTGGGCGGCAACGACGACTGAACACCCGCACGAAAACACGCGCGTCACACCTGACGAGATCGAACTGATCCGCGCCGGCCAGGCAGACGAACAGGCGATCGCACATTCGGCTGACGGCGAGCGGCTCGGCCTGCGGCACTTCCTGAAGAAACCGATCATTCTTGCGACCGCCTTTGCATTCTTCTCATACAACTACGTACTGTTCTTCTTCCTGTCGTGGTTCCCGACCTATCTGACCGAAGCGCACCACCTGAGTTTGCGCGATATGAGTTTCGCCACGGTGATTCCGTGGCTGCTTGGCAGTATCGGCCTCGCGGCGGGCGGTTTCATCTCGGACTTCATCTTGCGCCTGACCGGCAAACCGTTGCTGTCGCGCAAGCTCGTGCTGGGTAGTTGCCTCGGCGCAGCGGCGGTGTGCGTGGCGTTGGCCGGGCGCGTCGCCAGCACTCAGAGTGCGGTCGCGTTGATGTCGGTGTCGATCTTCTTCCTGTATGTGACGGGCGCGGTGTATTGGGCCGTGATTCAGGACACCGTGCCGCGCGAGCACGTCGGCGGCGTGGGTGGCTTTGTGCACCTGCTGGCGAATCTGGCCGGCGTGATCGGACCGGCGGTGACCGGTTTTATCGTCGAAGCGACGCACGGTAACTACACCAGTGCGTTCGTGCTGGCGGGTGCGATTGCGGTGCTCGGCGCGGTGTGTTCGCTGGTGTGGATTCGTGAGCCGCGGGTGGCTCCGCTGGAGATAAAACGTGCATGGTAGTATGGTGCAGCACACCTGAGCCGCTATGTCTGGTGCGCCGTCGCCCTGCTATTTATTCGCCGCTATTCGCTGTTTTCCCGATGCCGACCAAGAACCTCCACGCCAGCGCGTCTCCTTTCTCCTCCGATGCCACGCCCGTTGCGCCTCGCACGCGGCGCCGCGCGAGCGTCCAGGCCGGCGCGCGCGTCGAACTGCCGGACCTGACCGGGAGCGTCTCGTTCGACTCGCACGAGCCGATCGGCAAGCAGATTTTCCGCGCGCTGCGCGAGGCGATTTTCGCCGGTCAGATGGTGCCGGGTACGCCACTTTCGGAGAAAGAAGTGTCCGACATGTTTCAGGTGTCGCGGCAACCGGTGCGGGAAGCGTTCATCAAGCTGGTCGAAGCGGGCGTGCTGCAGGTATTGCCGCAGCGTGGCACTTTCGTGAAGCGCATTTCACCGCGCCAGGTGCGCGAAGGGCGTTTCATTCGCGAGGCGATCGAAACGGCGGTGGTGCGCAAGGCCGCCGTGTCGATCACCGACGAGCAGTTGCAGGCCCTTGCTGACAATCTTCGCGACCAGCGGCTTGCGGCGAAAGCGAACGACACGGCCGCTTTCCTCGCGCTCGACGAGGCGTTTCATTACGCGATTGCGCAGGCGATCGACTGCACGGCGGCTTGGGAAACGATTCAGGACATCAAGGCGCAGATGGACCGCGTGCGCTATCTGAGCATGCCCGACGTGTCGCCGTTCGATCTGCTGATCCGCCAGCATGCCAGGATTCTGGCCGGCCTGCGCGCGCACGACCCGAGCGCTGCTGAAGAGGCGATGCGCAACCACCTGCGCGAAATTCTGATGTCGCTCGGTCCCATTGCCGAGCGTAATCCAGCGTGGTTCGATGCGGACGAACCGGAGCGCGTGCCGCTTTCGAGTTAAGCGCAAGCGTGTTTCGCGGTGTCTCCAGTCCCGCAGCGTTAGCTAGTCGTTAGTCACGAAACCGCAGCGTCGAGTGGTTATCATGAGGCCTCGGACGGCCTCGATTTCACACGCGAAGCAGCGCTCGCCTTGCTTCGCGTGCGGAAAACCGGGCCTTGCCGCACTTGCCGGGGCACTCGTTGATCAGATCTCATACGCGTAAAGCAGCAGTGCTGGTGGCGCTGGCCGGTATCGGCCTCGCCGTCGGCGCGCCATTCGCTCTCAATTCGCATGCGGCCTTTGCGGGGCTGGGCGGCGTTCCTCTCTATGTGTTTGTCGCGCTTGCCGCGAGCGCCGCGCTCAGTGGCCTCGCCAAGGCCGGCAAACTGCATCTGATACAAACCGCGCTCGGATTGCGCGTGAGTTTCCTGCGCACAGTCGGCATCACCTTGCTGGCCGATTTCGCGTTTCTGGTTTCGCCGTTGGGCGCGGCAGGCTATGGCGTCAATATCGGCTTGCTGCAGCGCGCCGGGGCGTCGTGGTCGCTGGCGACAACGGTGGTCAGCGCGGATCAGGCGCTCGATCTCGCGTTCTTCACAACCGCCGTGCCGGTCTCCTTGCTGTTTGCTTTCGGGCCACTGATGCAATTGATGCCGCACGCGAGCGCACCGCTCGTGCTGGCGGTTCTTGCCGGCGGTGCGTGTCTCGCGGGTGTCTGCTGGCTGTACCGTCAGCGCGTGGCGGCAACGTTGGATGCCACGGGCCGGCGGGTCCGGTGGCTGCACGAGCGCCGGGCGAGGGTATCGCGCTTTTGCCACAGCGTCGGCCGGCAATGGCGGGAACTGGTGGGCGGCTCCAAGTGG containing:
- a CDS encoding mannitol dehydrogenase family protein, with translation MTAAATLPRLARHALPTLQTHLLSPQWQEPRIGIIHLGIGNFHRAHQALYTEEAMLAAGGDWGICGVTLQGDVGKRDALMEQQGLYSVVERGPQGAKVTVVRALREVLAMPHDRAALFARLADPLVRIVSLTVTEKGYCRDPKTGDVALDDPAVAHDLAHPLEPRTVPGILVAALRTRRDAANAQPFTVLSCDNLSHNGAALRQVVCSFARQTDPALADWIAAEVAFPSTMVDRIVPATTSAECATVAHEIVYQDAVPVPCEPFRQWVIEDRFPAGRPAWDAVGAQLVEDVTPFELAKLRMLNGTHSTLAYLSMLGGFETIDAAISHPAMRTLIHSMMTQEIAPTLTMPASFDLPAYRDALLERYTNPALKHRCAQIAMDGSQKIPPRLLATIAARIDAGQSFTRLALAVAAWMTFLRGHADDGTRYEISDPLASRLKSLAASAHGEPQALMDTLLSVREVFPPDLAALPEFRKALRHALQLLHENGARGAIAASQ
- a CDS encoding L-idonate 5-dehydrogenase, giving the protein MLAAVLHEPKLIRIDEVDPPVPGPGQVRVRVRAGGICGSDLSYYFKGKSGDFAVREPFVLGHEVAGEIDSLGEGVSAESGLMPGRRVAVNPGLACGTCRFCVGGMPNHCLNMRFMGSASTFPHTQGMFRQYIVVAARQCVPVPDGVDFAQASMAEPLAVALHAVKQAGSLVGASVLLVGCGPIGCILLSVARRAGAHRVVALDLSDRALQVAQQLGADQIVNAADSATIDQWSAQRGTFDVVIEASGSPAGLDTALRAARAGGTVIQVGNLPAGQSPVAANLVMSKELRYQGSFRFTSEYAIAAEEIAAGKVDLKPLMTHAFAMSDANRAFEVALDRSQSMKVHLNFD
- a CDS encoding MFS transporter; this translates as MIKSQRWFVVALLFLAGVINYLDRAALSIAAPLIQKDLNFSHAQMGIVFSSFFIGYALFNFVGGVLSDKVGAKRVFGTAMGVWSVFCGATALASGIGSLIVLRVLFGMGEGPFSSSNSKMVNNWFPRKEVASAIGVISSGTPLGGALAGPVVGFMAVQFGWRWAFVAIMLLGLLWLVLWAATTTEHPHENTRVTPDEIELIRAGQADEQAIAHSADGERLGLRHFLKKPIILATAFAFFSYNYVLFFFLSWFPTYLTEAHHLSLRDMSFATVIPWLLGSIGLAAGGFISDFILRLTGKPLLSRKLVLGSCLGAAAVCVALAGRVASTQSAVALMSVSIFFLYVTGAVYWAVIQDTVPREHVGGVGGFVHLLANLAGVIGPAVTGFIVEATHGNYTSAFVLAGAIAVLGAVCSLVWIREPRVAPLEIKRAW
- a CDS encoding MFS transporter; amino-acid sequence: MLRRVAFASTIGTAAEYYDFFVYGTAAVLVFGQKFFPSADPLIGTLAAFATYAVGFLARPLGGIVFGHFGDRVGRKKALIVTILIVGLGTFVIGLLPDYQSIGIWAPIALIVIRVLQGFGVGGEQAGAVLLTAEYAPPARRGFFASLVQLGAPAGFLIPSGLFALLSVSLTPAQLLDWGWRIPFLASALLVAVGLYIRLRTEESPIFATIQQTKAVASRPVVEVVQQFGPTIVKGVGAKLIEACAFAMYTMIVLAYGKAHGIAQSMLLETVIVAVALELVTIPLAGALSDRIGRRPTFIAGALLHVALVVPFFMAIDSGNRAAIQLVMILAISVGHSLCYAPQAALFPELFPARVRCSGIALIWQIGSLLGSGVLGLLAVKLIQATHGNSLALIIYVAVLGIVSAVSLFALPETAPLRRGGDLHDWSGGGAASAQTAAQALPSSSSSSIAQH
- the manD gene encoding D-mannonate dehydratase ManD; amino-acid sequence: MKIVRADVIVTCPGRNFVTLKIVTDEGVHGIGDATLNGRELAVASYLKDHVCPMLIGRDPGRIEDTWQYLYKGAYWRRGPVTMTAIAAVDMALWDILGKVTGMPLYKLLGGASRDGVMVYGHATGRDIPEALDRYAEHIEAGYQAIRIQCGVPNMRSVYGVSKGSGMYEPATKGAVEEQSWSSEKYLDFVPKLFDAVREKFGFDTHLLHDVHHRLTPIEAARLGKSVEPYRLFWMEDPTPAENQAGFRLIREHTVTPIAVGEVFNSIWDCKQLIEEQLIDYIRATLTHAGGITHLRRIADFASLYQVRTGCHGPSDLSPVCMGAALHFDLWVPNFGVQEYMGFPQEALDVFPHAWRFERGMMHPGEAPGHGVDIDEAAAARYPYDPAYLPVARLEDGTLWNW
- a CDS encoding lysylphosphatidylglycerol synthase transmembrane domain-containing protein — protein: MIRSHTRKAAVLVALAGIGLAVGAPFALNSHAAFAGLGGVPLYVFVALAASAALSGLAKAGKLHLIQTALGLRVSFLRTVGITLLADFAFLVSPLGAAGYGVNIGLLQRAGASWSLATTVVSADQALDLAFFTTAVPVSLLFAFGPLMQLMPHASAPLVLAVLAGGACLAGVCWLYRQRVAATLDATGRRVRWLHERRARVSRFCHSVGRQWRELVGGSKWRLAALLVLTTQQWLLRYGALWFILRELGYHLPLGFVLAVQAVALHAALWTGVPAGGGTGDIALAAAFANWVPRASIATALVLWRFATLYCPLMLGAVSFAALATRGRSALPAATE
- a CDS encoding GntR family transcriptional regulator translates to MPTKNLHASASPFSSDATPVAPRTRRRASVQAGARVELPDLTGSVSFDSHEPIGKQIFRALREAIFAGQMVPGTPLSEKEVSDMFQVSRQPVREAFIKLVEAGVLQVLPQRGTFVKRISPRQVREGRFIREAIETAVVRKAAVSITDEQLQALADNLRDQRLAAKANDTAAFLALDEAFHYAIAQAIDCTAAWETIQDIKAQMDRVRYLSMPDVSPFDLLIRQHARILAGLRAHDPSAAEEAMRNHLREILMSLGPIAERNPAWFDADEPERVPLSS